One Aegilops tauschii subsp. strangulata cultivar AL8/78 chromosome 7, Aet v6.0, whole genome shotgun sequence genomic window carries:
- the LOC109737275 gene encoding LOW QUALITY PROTEIN: uncharacterized protein (The sequence of the model RefSeq protein was modified relative to this genomic sequence to represent the inferred CDS: inserted 2 bases in 1 codon), with translation MEACEIARLLEELLSAALSRTSPRDACRAAAVSAAFGTAADSDAVWACFLPSGRDLPLLADGEQLPCRKKDLFLRLSGSPVLLPGGLLSMWLDRETGAGCYMVPARELSIGWGALADSRSSESAELILVCWLYIRGKIDSKMLSQGSIYSVYMVYKFANYLYGLSDGYYGLELPVQKASVSVGDNHQIRKVCIHPNQQRSMRRNCHATLPHKRADGWMELELGEFVCEGHEDGDVSFGLSEMKDLSRKNGLIVQGIEIRHKIAKFPPECFVAKPLAAFPLVVDRTEEEEEEEPMESCEIARLPEELVSAALSLTSPRDACHGADQXSTGAMVLQSMWLDRESGAKCYMVSARELSIAWRDTPEHWTWIPLDDSRFSESAELIWVCWLEIRGKIHSKMLSQGSTYTVYIVYKLADDSDGLNFPVNASLSVRGSVMACQVCLQRNPHMIHPEDVVLPHERVDGWMELELGEFVCEAGEDGDVSFGLSETECLNCKSGLILQGIEIRCKNQISLIKEMSFRY, from the exons atgGAGGCATGCGAGATCGCCCGCCTGCTGGAGGAGCTCCTGTCGGCAGCCTTATCCCGCACGTCGCCGCGCGACGCCTGCCGTGCCGCGGCTGTCTCCGCGGCCTTCGGGACGGCGGCCGACTCCGACGCCGTCTGGGCCTGCTTCCTGCCCAGCGGTCGTGACCTCCCGCTGCTCGCTGACGGAGAGCAGCTGCCATGCAGGAAGAAGGACCTGTTCCTCCGCCTCTCCGGCAGCCCGGTCCTCCTCCCAGGCGGACTCCTG AGCATGTGGCTGGACAGAGAGACCGGCGCCGGGTGCTACATGGTGCCGGCGAGGGAGCTGTCCATCGGATGGGGCGCTCTCGCCGACTCGAG GTCTTCCGAGAGTGCTGAACTCATACTAGTTTGCTGGCTGTATATCCGCGGCAAGATAGATAGCAAGATGCTCTCCCAAGGCTCAATATACTCAGTGTACATGGTGTACAAGTTTGCCAATTATTTGTATGGATTGTCCGACGGTTACTACGGGCTAGAATTGCCGGTCCAGAAGGCATCAGTGAGCGTCGGAGACAACCACCAAATCCGCAAGGTCTGCATCCATCCTAACCAGCAAAGAAGCATGAGACGGAACTGTCATGCAACGCTTCCTCACAAAAGAGCTGATGGTTGGATGGAGCTGGAGCTGGGCGAGTTTGTTTGCGAGGGGCATGAAGATGGGGACGTGTCGTTCGGTCTATCAGAGATGAAAGATTTGAGTAGGAAGAACGGTCTTATCGTGCAGGGTATTGAGATTAGGCATAAGATT GCCAAATTTCCTCCCGAGTGCTTCGTCGCTAAGCCTTTGGCAGCATTTCCACTAGTAGTAGATCGaaccgaggaggaggaggaagaggaaccCATGGAGTCCTGCGAGATCGCGCGCCTGCCGGAGGAGCTCGTGTCGGCGGCGCTCTCCCTCACGTCGCCGCGCGACGCCTGCCATGGTGCTGATCA TTCAACTGGTGCCATGGTGCTGCAGAGCATGTGGCTGGACAGGGAGAGCGGCGCCAAGTGCTACATGGTGTCGGCGAGGGAGCTGTCCATCGCTTGGCGCGACACACCGGAACACTGGACCTGGATCCCTCTCGACGACTCCAG GTTCTCTGAGAGTGCTGAACTCATCTGGGTTTGTTGGTTGGAAATCCGCGGCAAGATACACAGCAAGATGCTATCCCAAGGCTCAACTTATACCGTTTACATCGTGTACAAGCTGGCAGATGATTCCGATGGGCTGAACTTTCCGGTCAATGCATCGCTGAGCGTTAGAGGAAGCGTTATGGCATGCCAGGTCTGCCTCCAACGTAACCCGCACATGATCCATCCGGAGGACGTAGTGCTCCCTCATGAAAGGGTGGATGGTTGGATGGAGCTGGAGTTGGGTGAGTTTGTTTGTGAGGCGGGTGAAGATGGCGATGTCTCCTTCGGCCTGTCAGAGACTGAATGTTTGAACTGTAAGAGCGGTCTCATCTTGCAGGGCATCGAGATCAGGTGTAAGAATCAGATCAGTCTAATTAAGGAAATGAGCTTTCGGTATTAA
- the LOC109737276 gene encoding xyloglucan endotransglycosylase/hydrolase protein 8-like produces MKDKVLILTQQSGGGAFGSRRKYLHGEFSIQMKLVPGNSAGSVTSFYLSSGDGPGHDEIDMEFMGNATGQPVVLNTNVWANGDGKKEHQFDLWFDPAADFHTYTIIWNHKNVLFKVDNLFIRSFKRYADLPYPGAKPMSVHATLWDWDGSYWATQKGKVPVDWSGAPFVVSYRAYSVDACVPADGGEGSLLSCPAGTDRWMNRQLDDAERGTVAWAKRDYMRYNYCDDGWRFP; encoded by the exons ATGAAAGATAAGGTGCTCATCCTCACCCAGCAGTCCGGCGGCGGCGCCTTCGGCTCCCGGCGCAAGTACCTCCACGGCGAGTTCAGCATCCAGATGAAGCTCGTCCCCGGGAATTCCgccggctccgtcacctccttcTAC CTGTCGTCGGGCGACGGCCCCGGGCACGACGAGATCGACATGGAGTTCATGGGCAACGCCACGGGGCAGCCAGTGGTGCTCAACACCAACGTGTGGGCCAACGGCGACGGCAAGAAGGAGCACCAGTTCGACCTCTGGTTCGACCCGGCCGCCGACTTCCACACCTACACCATCATCTGGAACCACAAGAACGTCCTCTTCAAGGTGGACAACCTCTTCATCCGCAGCTTCAAGCGCTACGCCGACCTGCCCTACCCGGGCGCCAAGCCCATGTCGGTGCACGCCACGCTCTGGGACTGGGACGGCAGCTACTGGGCGACGCAGAAGGGCAAGGTCCCCGTGGACTGGTCCGGCGCGCCCTTCGTCGTCTCCTACCGCGCCTACTCCGTCGACGCCTGCGTGCCGGCGGACGGCGGGGAGGGCAGCCTGCTCTCCTGCCCCGCCGGCACGGACCGCTGGATGAACCGGCAGCTCGACGACGCCGAGCGCGGCACCGTCGCCTGGGCCAAGCGCGATTACATGCGCTACAACTACTGCGACGACGGCTGGCGATTCCCATAG